One genomic segment of Drosophila melanogaster chromosome 3R includes these proteins:
- the Jhbp3 gene encoding juvenile hormone binding protein 3, isoform B — MQFQLIVASLLICFVACISAGNMPDYIQVCHRNDPELSKCLKSSVHNLRPYLAKGIKELNVPPLEPLYIGDLSILDGSAGLTVKAKKLNILGASNFEITKLRASTQNRRFDFELILPHLHGDGLYEINGNILALPIKGNGPFTGNFTNFVAYVRVQYDIKSVNDLEYLHVKEFVLKIRTGKGNLKLENLFNGDKVLGDVINDTINQNFEVFTNDLIAPIARALEAKFLVITTKILENFTYSELFPV, encoded by the exons GGCAATATGC CTGACTATATCCAGGTGTGCCATCGCAACGATCCCGAACTGTCGAAGTGCCTGAAGAGCAGTGTTCACAACTTGCGACCCTATCTGGCCAAGGGCATTAAGGAACTGAACGTACCGCCGCTAGAGCCCCTCTACATTGGAGATCTGAGCATTCTGGATGGATCCGCCGGGCTCACGGTAAAAGCCAAGAAGCTGAACATCCTGGGCGCCTCCAACTTTGAGATCACCAAGCTGCGGGCTTCCACCCAAAACCGACGCTTTGACTTCGAGTTGATTCTGCCCCATCTCCATGGCGATGGGCTCTACGAGATCAACGGCAATATTTTGGCACTGCCGATCAAGGGCAATGGGCCGTTCACTGGAAACTTCACCAACTTTGTGGCTTATGTGCGCGTCCAGTACGACATTAAGAGTGTTAATGATCTGGAATACCTGCATGTCAAGGAGTTCGTCCTGAAGATCCGCACTGGCAAGGGAAACCTGAAGCTGGAGAACCTCTTCAACGGAGACAAGGTTCTGGGCGATGTCATCAATGATACGATCAACCAAAACTTCGAGGTCTTCACCAACGACTTGATCGCACCGATTGCCCGCGCCCTGGAGGCCAAGTTTCTGGTCATCACGACCAAAATCCTTGAGAACTTCACCTACAGCGAGCTTTTCCCCGTCTAA
- the Ubc6 gene encoding ubiquitin conjugating enzyme 6, isoform C yields MSTPARRRLMRDFKRLQEDPPTGVSGAPTDNNIMIWNAVIFGPHDTPFEDGTFKLTIEFTEEYPNKPPTVRFVSKVFHPNVYADGGICLDILQNRWSPTYDVSAILTSIQSLLSDPNPNSPANSTAAQLYKENRREYEKRVKACVEQSFID; encoded by the exons ATGTCAACACCCGCACGCAGACGTCTTATGAGAGATTTTAAAAG ACTTCAAGAGGATCCACCTACGGGTGTCTCGGGTGCTCCAACagataataatattatgatATGGAATGCTGTGATTTTTGGTCCACACGACACACCCTTCGAAGACGGAACATTTAAGTTAACCATAGAATTTACGGAAGAGTACCCAAACAAACCGCCAACGGTTCGATTTGTATCGAAAGTATTTCATCCCAATGTATACGCAGATGGTGGAATATGCTTGGACATATTGCAGAACCGCTGGAGTCCCACGTACGATGTGTCAGCCATATTAACATCCATACAG TCACTGCTGAGCGATCCCAATCCCAACTCACCGGCTAACTCCACCGCCGCCCAGCTGTATAAAGAAAATCGGCGCGAGTACGAGAAGCGTGTGAAAGCCTGCGTTGAGCAGAGTTTCATCGATTAG